Proteins found in one Macaca nemestrina isolate mMacNem1 chromosome 4, mMacNem.hap1, whole genome shotgun sequence genomic segment:
- the LOC112425399 gene encoding large ribosomal subunit protein uL16-like, translating into MGRRLARCYRYCKNKPHPKSCFCGGVPDAKIRIFDLGRKKAKVDEFPLCGHMVSDEYEQLSSEALEAARICANKYMVKSCGKDGFHIRVRLHPFHVIRINKMLSCAGADRLQTGMRGAFGKPQGTVARVHIGQVIMSIRTKLQNKEHVIEALRRAKFKFPGRQKIHISKKWGFTKFNADEFEDMEAEKRLIPDGCGVKYIPNRGPLDRWRALHS; encoded by the coding sequence ATGGGCCGCCGCCTCGCCCGTTGTTACCGGTATTGTAAGAACAAGCCGCACCCAAAGTCTTGCTTCTGCGGAGGTGTCCCTGATGCCAAGATTCGCATCTTTGACCTGGGGCGGAAGAAGGCAAAAGTGGATGAGTTTCCGCTCTGTGGCCACATGGTGTCAGATGAATATGAGCAGCTGTCCTCTGAAGCCCTGGAGGCTGCCCGAATTTGTGCCAATAAGTACATGGTAAAAAGTTGTGGCAAGGATGGCTTCCATATCCGGGTGCGGCTGCACCCCTTCCACGTCATCCGCATCAACAAGATGTTGTCCTGTGCTGGGGCTGACAGGCTCCAAACAGGCATGCGAGGTGCTTTTGGAAAGCCCCAGGGCACTGTGGCCAGGGTTCACATTGGCCAAGTTATCATGTCCATCCGCACCAAGCTGCAGAACAAGGAGCATGTGATTGAGGCCCTGCGCAGGGCCAAGTTCAAGTTTCCTGGCCGCCAGAAGATCCACATCTCAAAGAAGTGGGGCTTCACCAAGTTCAATGCTGATGAATTTGAAGACATGGAGGCTGAAAAGCGGCTCATCCCAGATGGCTGTGGGGTCAAGTACATCCCCAATCGTGGTCCTCTGGACAGATGGCGGGCCCTGCACTCATGA